From Polypterus senegalus isolate Bchr_013 chromosome 15, ASM1683550v1, whole genome shotgun sequence, the proteins below share one genomic window:
- the LOC120515826 gene encoding histone H2B 5-like: protein MPEPKAAPAPKKGSKKAVSKSQAKGGKKRRKSRKESYSIYVYKVLKQVHPDTGISSKAMGIMNSFVNDIFERIAGEASRLAHYNKRSTISSREIQTAVRLLLPGELAKHAVSEGTKAVTKYTSSK from the coding sequence ATGCCTGAGCCGAAAGCAGCCCCTGCCCCGAAGAAGGGCTCAAAGAAAGCTGTTTCTAAGAGTCAAGCGAAGGGTGGGAAGAAACGTAGAAAGTCCAGGAAAGAAAGCTATTCTATCTACGTCTACAAGGTGCTGAAGCAAGTTCATCCCGACACTGGTATTTCATCTAAGGCGATGGGAATTATGAATTCATTTGTGAATGATATCTTTGAACGTATCGCCGGTGAGGCCTCTCGCCTAGCGCACTACAACAAGCGCTCAACCATTTCTTCCCGGGAGATCCAGACTGCTGTGAGACTTCTTCTACCTGGAGAACTTGCTAAACATGCTGTGTCTGAGGGCACCAAAGCAGTTACCAAGTATACCAGTTCGAAGTAA
- the LOC120515815 gene encoding histone H2A-like: MSGRGKTGGKTRAKAKTRSSRAGLQFPVGRVHRLLRKGNYAERVGAGAPVYLAAVLEYLTAEILELAGNAARDNKKTRIIPRHLQLAVRNDEELNKLLGGVTIAQGGVLPNIQAVLLPKKTEKPAKSNEGQPLWVNGWLKVNRSLKSGHLYMFLVLGKWSRSMEMMPSKPKNGFVVNFLIVCENSLSDNIYFISG, encoded by the exons ATGTCTGGAAGAGGAAAGACTGGTGGTAAGACACGTGCCAAGGCTAAAACCCGCTCTTCACGAGCTGGGCTGCAGTTCCCAGTCGGCCGTGTTCACAGGCTTTTGAGGAAAGGCAACTATGCTGAGCGTGTGGGCGCTGGTGCTCCCGTCTACTTGGCTGCTGTGCTCGAGTATCTGACCGCTGAAATTCTTGAGTTAGCTGGGAATGCTGCCCGCGACAACAAGAAAACCAGAATTATTCCCCGTCACCTGCAGCTGGCGGTGCGTAACGACGAGGAGCTCAATAAGTTGCTGGGTGGCGTGACCATCGCTCAGGGTGGTGTGTTGCCTAACATTCAGGCCGTCCTTCTTCCCAAGAAGACCGAGAAACCAGCTAAGAGCAA TGAGGGGCAACCATTGTGGGTGAATGGCTGGCTAAAGGTTAACAGGAGCCTGAAAAGTGGACACCTTTACATGTTTTTG GTCTTGGGCAAGTGGAGCAGGAGTATGGAGATGATGCCTTCTAAGCCTAAAAACGGATTTGTTGTAAATTTCTTGATTGTCTGTGAAAACAGTTTATCTGATAACATATACTTTATATCAGGCTGA